A part of Geotrypetes seraphini chromosome 9, aGeoSer1.1, whole genome shotgun sequence genomic DNA contains:
- the NCBP2AS2 gene encoding protein NCBP2AS2 — protein MVLKRLLYSLVNNRQLIEKLAASRLMRRAAQLTAFALTKAQILGSDAARRLLASDAMRQLLASDAVRQIRETDPAEVGRKMSRVGQSLVQELRQNFEALKQKQQQQAKSRGKE, from the coding sequence ATGGTGCTAAAGCGGCTGCTCTACTCGCTGGTCAACAACCGACAGCTCATCGAGAAGCTGGCCGCGTCGCGGCTTATGCGTCGGGCGGCGCAGCTGACCGCCTTCGCCCTCACCAAGGCGCAGATCCTGGGCTCGGACGCCGCGCGGCGCCTCCTCGCCTCCGACGCCATGCGCCAGCTGCTGGCCTCCGACGCCGTGCGCCAGATCCGCGAGACGGACCCGGCCGAGGTGGGCCGCAAGATGAGCCGGGTGGGCCAGAGCCTGGTGCAGGAGCTGCGCCAGAACTTCGAGGCCCtgaagcagaagcagcagcagcaggccaAGAGCCGCGGCAAAGAGTGA